One Brassica napus cultivar Da-Ae chromosome A1, Da-Ae, whole genome shotgun sequence genomic region harbors:
- the LOC111209479 gene encoding lamin-like protein encodes MARLALMAAAVVLAFLAAVPVTEVAAKRWIVGDNKFWNPNINYTIWAQDKHFYLDDWLYFVYERNQYNVIEVNETNYISCNADNPIANWSRGSGRDVVHLNVTRHYYLISGSGGGCYGGMKLDVLVEKPPPPPTAAPIKNNARRAFSNFGFAHQFVIPVAVFTMIGTMWDAVLRFC; translated from the exons ATGGCTAGACTTGCGTTGATGGCTGCGGCAGTGGTTCTAGCTTTTCTTGCGGCAGTTCCGGTGACTGAGGTGGCCGCTAAGAGATGGATAGTGGGTGATAACAAGTTCTGGAATCCCAATATCAACTATACCATTTGGGCTCAGGACAAACATTTCTACCTCGACGACTGGCTCT attttgtgTACGAGAGAAACCAATACAACGTTATAGAAGTGAACGAGACCAACTACATAAGTTGCAATGCCGATAACCCGATCGCTAATTGGAGCCGTGGATCTGGAAGGGACGTTGTTCATCTCAACGTGACCAGACATTACTATCTCATTAGCGGTAGCGGTGGTGGATGTTACGGTGGTATGAAGCTCGATGTTTTAGTTGAGAAACCGCCTCCCCCACCAACCGCAGCACCTATCAAGAACAATGCAAGACGAGCCTTCTCCAACTTTGGTTTTGCACATCAGTTTGTCATTCCAGTAGCTGTTTTTACAATGATCGGGACAATGTGGGACGCGGTACTGCGGTTTTGTTAA